One region of Populus trichocarpa isolate Nisqually-1 chromosome 4, P.trichocarpa_v4.1, whole genome shotgun sequence genomic DNA includes:
- the LOC112327210 gene encoding germin-like protein subfamily 1 member 16, giving the protein MLCMQALPPYPTNNTQEGKKKRKEFKVASQSRTMMKVANLIAVFILLALASSFVTAYDPSPLQDFCVAIDDANSAVLVNGKLCKNPSLATPDDFSYSGLDVPGNTSNQLGARVNIITADLMPGLNTLGVSLARIDLAPNGGLNPPHYHPRGSEVLLVLEGTLYAGFVTSNPDHRLFTKILKPGDLFVFPFGLIHFQLNIGKTPAVAIAALTSQNPGVNTVANAIFGASWPLYPEVLTTAFHLDEKLVEDLQSQEWVNPT; this is encoded by the exons ATGCTCTGCATGCAAGCTCTCCCGCCTTACCCAACAAACAATAcccaagaaggaaaaaagaaaaggaaagaattcaAGGTAGCAAGCCAAAGCAGAACCATGATGAAAGTTGCTAATTTGATAGCGGTTTTTATTCTCTTGGCTCTGGCTTCCTCATTTGTCACTGCCTATGACCCCAGCCCCCTCCAAGACTTCTGCGTAGCAATAGATGATGCTAATTCTGCTG TTCTTGTTAATGGAAAATTGTGTAAGAATCCAAGCCTCGCCACTCCTGATGATTTCTCGTACTCGGGGCTTGATGTTCCTGGAAACACATCAAATCAACTTGGAGCACGTGTTAATATCATTACAGCCGATCTAATGCCTGGGCTTAACACTCTTGGCGTATCTTTAGCACGGATAGACTTGGCGCCAAACGGTGGCCTAAACCCTCCACATTATCACCCCAGAGGATCGGAGGTTCTGCTGGTTTTGGAAGGCACTCTTTATGCTGGCTTTGTAACCTCAAATCCTGATCATCGTCTCTTTACCAAAATCCTAAAACCAGGAGATCTCTTTGTCTTCCCATTCGGCCTCATTCACTTTCAATTGAATATTGGAAAGACTCCTGCCGTTGCTATTGCTGCATTAACAAGCCAAAATCCAGGAGTAAACACAGTAGCAAATGCAATCTTTGGAGCCAGTTGGCCTCTTTATCCTGAAGTTCTCACCACAGCATTCCATTTGGATGAAAAACTTGTGGAGGATCTCCAGAGTCAAGAATGGGTGAACCCTACATGA
- the LOC127905156 gene encoding germin-like protein subfamily 1 member 16, which translates to MLCMQALPPYPTNNTQEGKKKRKEFKVASQSRTMMKVANLIAVFILLALASSFVTAYDPSPLQDFCVAIDDANSAVLVNGKLCKNPSLATPDDFSYSGLDVPGNTSNQLGARVNIITADLMPGLNTLGVSLARIDLAPNGGLNPPHYHPRGSEVLLVLEGTLYAGFVTSNPDHRLFTKILKPGDLFVFPFGLIHFQLNIGKTPAVAIAALTSQNPGVNTVANAIFGASWPLYPEVLTTAFHLDEKLVEDLQSQEWVNPT; encoded by the exons ATGCTCTGCATGCAAGCTCTCCCGCCTTACCCAACAAACAATAcccaagaaggaaaaaagaaaaggaaagaattcaAGGTAGCAAGCCAAAGCAGAACCATGATGAAAGTTGCTAATTTGATAGCGGTTTTTATTCTCTTGGCTCTGGCTTCCTCATTTGTCACTGCCTATGACCCCAGCCCCCTCCAAGACTTCTGCGTAGCAATAGATGATGCTAATTCTGCTG TTCTTGTTAATGGAAAATTGTGTAAGAATCCAAGCCTCGCCACTCCTGATGATTTCTCGTACTCGGGGCTTGATGTTCCTGGAAACACATCAAATCAACTTGGAGCACGTGTTAATATCATTACAGCCGATCTAATGCCTGGGCTTAACACTCTTGGCGTATCTTTAGCACGGATAGACTTGGCGCCAAACGGTGGCCTAAACCCTCCACATTATCACCCCAGAGGATCGGAGGTTCTGCTGGTTTTGGAAGGCACTCTTTATGCTGGCTTTGTAACCTCAAATCCTGATCATCGTCTCTTTACCAAAATCCTAAAACCAGGAGATCTCTTTGTATTCCCATTCGGCCtcattcattttcaattgaatattGGAAAGACTCCTGCCGTTGCTATTGCTGCATTAACAAGCCAAAATCCAGGAGTAAACACAGTAGCAAATGCAATCTTTGGAGCCAGTTGGCCTCTTTATCCTGAAGTTCTCACCACAGCATTCCATTTGGATGAAAAACTTGTGGAGGATCTCCAGAGTCAAGAATGGGTGAACCCTACATGA